One part of the Alistipes onderdonkii genome encodes these proteins:
- a CDS encoding leucine-rich repeat domain-containing protein — MPPREASDQVNWSEKQPNVYELDNQSLVAEFLMLDDCFADGYIKTLTPAHWRYDEIVKGELWARVGALNKMVEQYNEAKEEYGADTYQWVINGIHNKIASVLDSREYKTLIRSSLTPLFTLKDKWISDETKAYFNAHGGYENAHKANWTVWDPQPNKKSITTSASGQTGKVIEEVGAGATVDIEGVLYVLHNSNNGGASHAFISEVAKTAVAGKNIVIPDYVTYNGKKYPVTEMRGNIFSGTAIKSVKLPSTLTEISNSAFRETPITEIVIPASVKIVQGSAFYGCKNLTKVVFENDVMDEVHGCFQKCINLKNVKFPRRVGLMSYDMFEGCVNLTEVMLPENLSEIYSSMFSGCKNLKNVDIPASVTKVGNSAFSDSGITSLDLSNVKEFEGFCFSGCKALKTVKLNSSLKENFLMETYQEFTECPLLEVKYINNEYVFPEGFIFVDGSK; from the coding sequence ATGCCGCCGAGAGAGGCATCCGATCAGGTGAACTGGAGTGAAAAACAGCCGAATGTCTATGAGCTCGACAACCAGAGCCTTGTAGCCGAGTTTCTGATGCTCGACGACTGCTTTGCCGACGGCTACATCAAAACCCTCACCCCGGCACATTGGAGATACGATGAGATCGTCAAGGGCGAACTTTGGGCTCGCGTGGGCGCATTGAACAAGATGGTCGAGCAATACAACGAAGCCAAAGAAGAATACGGCGCCGACACTTACCAGTGGGTCATCAACGGCATCCACAACAAAATCGCCTCCGTGCTTGACTCTCGCGAGTACAAAACCCTGATCCGCTCATCCCTCACTCCGCTCTTCACACTTAAAGACAAGTGGATCAGTGATGAGACCAAGGCATATTTCAATGCTCACGGAGGCTATGAGAACGCCCACAAAGCCAACTGGACCGTCTGGGATCCGCAGCCGAACAAAAAAAGCATCACGACATCAGCGTCCGGCCAGACCGGGAAAGTGATTGAGGAGGTCGGGGCAGGTGCTACGGTTGACATCGAGGGAGTCCTGTATGTCCTGCACAACTCCAACAACGGCGGCGCATCCCACGCATTCATCTCGGAAGTGGCGAAGACGGCCGTTGCCGGCAAGAACATCGTGATCCCGGACTATGTCACATACAACGGTAAAAAATATCCGGTGACGGAAATGCGTGGCAATATTTTCTCCGGCACCGCCATCAAGTCCGTGAAACTTCCGTCCACGTTGACGGAGATTTCCAATTCGGCATTCCGCGAGACTCCTATAACTGAAATAGTAATCCCGGCCTCGGTCAAGATAGTTCAGGGTTCGGCTTTCTACGGCTGCAAGAACCTCACGAAAGTAGTCTTCGAAAACGATGTCATGGATGAAGTCCACGGCTGTTTCCAGAAGTGCATAAATCTGAAAAACGTCAAGTTCCCACGCCGCGTCGGACTGATGAGTTACGATATGTTCGAGGGCTGCGTCAATCTCACAGAAGTGATGCTTCCGGAGAATCTGAGCGAAATTTATTCATCCATGTTCAGTGGCTGCAAGAACCTCAAGAATGTGGATATCCCGGCGAGCGTGACCAAGGTCGGCAACAGCGCATTCTCGGACAGCGGCATCACCTCGCTCGACCTCTCCAATGTCAAGGAATTCGAAGGGTTCTGCTTCTCCGGATGCAAAGCGCTCAAGACTGTCAAGCTGAACTCCAGCCTGAAGGAGAATTTCCTTATGGAGACCTATCAAGAATTCACGGAATGTCCGTTACTGGAAGTCAAGTACATAAACAACGAATATGTCTTCCCGGAAGGGTTCATCTTCGTAGACGGCAGCAAGTAG